The following are from one region of the Cloacibacterium normanense genome:
- a CDS encoding oligosaccharide flippase family protein, with protein MKLVDQFKNRLLNSKLINDSFWSIVGNLVGRGLGLVAGIYVARQLGKDIYGEYSAIKNMVLFMSVISNFGLGFTATKFVADYTKNSEHAHKLRWFIKYANRITLIFSVAVAFIIFIFSKYFADNVLEVPHLENTVKLLSILIIINSLTSTQIGIISGFRKFRDLAKINIIIGFVSFISTIVLVYYLNFLGAIYALIITQLINALLNYLLVYNTTSHIKLEISSDKSILKNIVSYSTPVALQDIIRSLSGFIMTVLLIKFSGHSELGIYNAAIQWNSAILFIPGILRNVILSYFSYYNDDAYSHNRILNITILINVIVTSCLSLGVFLFGDFISNFYGKSFSGLSVILTISVFNTIFSSVNNVFEQAYLSKSLNWQMFLIRLFREITILILFILLVNYTIFSGAYSMVIAILLISVITLSFTIYYYRIHSKKVEIS; from the coding sequence ATGAAATTAGTAGACCAGTTTAAAAATAGACTGCTAAATAGTAAACTTATCAATGATTCTTTCTGGTCTATTGTAGGTAATCTTGTTGGGAGAGGTTTAGGGCTGGTAGCTGGTATTTATGTGGCGAGACAATTAGGAAAAGATATTTATGGAGAATACAGTGCCATTAAAAATATGGTACTCTTTATGAGTGTAATTTCTAATTTTGGGCTAGGTTTTACGGCAACAAAATTTGTGGCAGATTATACCAAAAATAGTGAACATGCACATAAACTCAGATGGTTTATTAAATATGCCAATAGGATTACTTTAATTTTCAGTGTGGCGGTGGCATTCATCATATTTATTTTTTCAAAATATTTTGCAGACAATGTGCTAGAAGTGCCCCATTTAGAAAATACAGTTAAATTACTCTCTATTCTAATTATAATTAATTCACTTACTTCTACACAAATAGGCATCATTTCTGGTTTTAGAAAATTTAGAGATTTAGCAAAAATTAATATTATAATTGGCTTTGTTTCTTTTATCTCCACAATAGTATTGGTGTATTATCTTAATTTTTTAGGCGCAATCTATGCCTTAATCATTACGCAACTAATTAATGCTTTATTAAACTATTTATTAGTCTACAATACAACAAGTCACATAAAATTAGAGATCAGTAGTGATAAATCAATACTAAAAAATATAGTATCATATTCTACTCCAGTTGCATTACAAGACATTATCCGATCTTTAAGCGGATTTATTATGACAGTTTTATTAATTAAGTTCTCAGGCCATAGTGAACTAGGAATTTATAACGCCGCTATTCAATGGAATTCCGCTATCTTATTTATTCCAGGCATTCTAAGAAATGTAATTCTTTCATATTTTTCTTATTATAATGATGATGCGTATTCTCACAATAGAATTTTAAATATTACAATTTTAATCAATGTTATAGTTACTTCTTGTTTATCTTTAGGAGTCTTCTTATTTGGAGATTTTATCTCAAATTTTTATGGTAAAAGTTTTTCTGGATTAAGTGTAATTCTTACAATTTCTGTTTTTAATACCATTTTTTCTAGTGTAAATAATGTTTTTGAGCAAGCGTACTTATCTAAATCTCTGAATTGGCAAATGTTTTTAATAAGACTTTTTAGAGAAATTACTATTTTAATATTGTTTATATTATTAGTAAATTACACCATATTTAGCGGGGCTTATTCTATGGTAATAGCCATTTTATTGATTTCAGTGATTACATTATCATTTACTATTTATTATTATAGAATACATTCTAAAAAAGTAGAAATATCATAA